The nucleotide sequence acaaaaagaacagagaagctagtgttaatttttttttttttttttagaaaacaagcagtaagtcTAAAAGGgcaagtattttaatttttttaaagaatagaatGAGAATATAGAGTGCTAGAGTTagagggtcaaataaagatgTGTTTTTAGCTGATTCTTGAAGATGGATTGAGTTGGGAAGGTCATTCCACAAGGAGGGTACATTTAATATGAAAGACcgtaaaagtgattttgtgcctctttgggaTAAACAATAATGCCCCGTACACTTGCAGAACGCAAACTTCTAGAGGACACATAAGTCTGAAGTAATGAATTTAGGTAAAGGGGTGCAGAGCCAGTGGTGGTTTTGTAGGCAAACATTAATGCCTTGAGCTTCATGTGAGCAGCTGTTGGTAGCCAGTGCAAATTGATGAAGAGAGGTGTAACGTGCGTTCTTTTCGGCTCATTAAAAATGATTCTCGCAGCTGCATTCTGGATTAGTTGTAAAGGTTTAACAGAACTGGCTGGACAACCTGCCAAGAAAGCATTGCAATAGTCCAGCCTGGATGGAACAAGAGACTGAACAAGGAGTTGTGAAGCATGTTCTGAAAGAAAGGACCTGATCTTCCTGATGATGAATAAAGCAAATCTGCAGGACCAGgcagttttagcaatgtggtcAGAGAAAGTCAGCTGATCATCAGTCACCACTCCAAGGTTTCTGGCTGTTTTTGAAGCAGCTATAACTGGATGGTGAAATTGTGATGAAATGATGGGTTTGATGGAACCACAGCAGTTCTGTCTGGGCAAGGTTGAGTTGAAGGTGAAGGTTCTTCATCCAGCAAGAAATGTCTGTTAGACAATCTGAGATGCGAGCAGCTATCGTCGGATCATCAGGAGGGAATGAAAGGTAGAGTTGAGTGTCATCGGCATAGCAGTGATATGAAAAGCCATGTTTGTGAGTGACAGAACCTAGCGATGCCATGTAGACAGAGAAGGGAAGTGGACCAAGAACTGAGCCCTGAGACACCCCAGTAGTTAGATGTTGCAACTTGGATACCTCACCTCTCCAAGATACCTTGAAGGAGCTGTTTGAGAGATAAGCTTCAAACCACTGGAGTGTGGTTCTTGAGATAGGGTTAATTTGCCAATAGGGTTAACAGAAGGATCTGGTGGTTAACAGATCCAGCGAGATAAGAATTGAAGATTTGGAATCCGCTCTTGCAAGTCTTAGGGCTTCAACAACTGAGAGCAAGGCAGTCTCAGTTGAATGTCCACTTCTGAAACCAGACTGGTTGCTGTCCAGGAGGTTGTTCTGTGTGAGAAAGACACTCGATTTACttcaataaattataaacagaaaacaagcagtagGACTACATACTCTACAGTCTGATCGCTGCTAGTCTAAAactcatttcatatttttgactaaagctgaagtgtgtaaACTGCTtgaaaataaagacttttatattttgTAGTCATTTGAttgactacaaaaataaatgtaaacaatataaactactgaGATGCAgctcatatcatatcatatcatatcatatcatatcatatcatatcatatcatatcatatcatatcatatcgtCTACAGGTCTCTCTGGCGACCTTTGCTGTATTTGTGTCTGTGAGTCCTGATAACATCCTGGATGCAGAAAAGGCTTTTACTTCCATTTCACTCTTTAACATACTGCGCTTCCCACTGGCCATGCTTCCACAGCTCATTTCCATCATGGTTCAGGTATAAGAATGAACACATGctgttatatttatatctaaGCGTTTTATTGCTACCTTTCACTAAGCTTTGTCtgcaattatattaaaaacaatcattGAAATAATTAGAAATCTGTTCTCTCTGTACTTTGTTCAGACCACTGTCTCTAAGAAAAGACTTGAGAAATTTCTGAGTGGCGACGATCTGGACACAATGGCAGTATCGCATGACGACAGCCACAGTAAGAACTCATGCTACATCATTTTCTATTAAATTCTTACACAAacttcagaaaaaatatataacttttGAAACACTTCTCTGTGACAGGCTTTTGACAGAGTTTTAGAAAATCTAAAAGCTGATCAATCACATTTTTGACATACTCATTAGTATTTGCAGTAACAATTGTTTTTGAATAATTGTCATTTAACATACTGCAAAGAACATACTTCAAGTCAACAACAGTAGTTTATTCTGAAATCTGAGATAGTGATCATAATGTTCTCATAATTCCTGAATTAGGTGCCGCCGTGAGCATTACTGAAGGCACATATGCCTGGGAAAGAGACACAGAACCAGTTCTGAAAAAGTGAGATTTGCCATGTTTTACCTCAACATtacacttttatatttttacactgtTACAGTATACAACAGATGCAACTAAAAGTGTTATTTAGTATTACTGCTGTCATCAGCTGTTTGTTTGCATGCACGTGTGTTTTTTTAACCAGTGATTATTTTGTTCAGTGTGTCTCTGGACGTTAATCGGGGTCAGCTGGTGGCAGTGGTCGGGGCTGTGGGGTCTGGAAAGACGTCGCTGATATCTGCTCTCCTGGGAGAACTGCACAGCCTCAAGGGTCACATTAATATCAAAGTAATCAAACAGAtcttattatgaaaatatttttttgtctagTTTCAGATTCAGCTCTGCTTGAATGAATAATATCACTCTTATTTGCTGGCTGGAGCGTTAGTTACGATGTCTCTCGTGCTCTCTCAGGGGTCTGTGGCGTATGTGCCGCAGCAGGCGTGGATTCAGAACGCCACTCTGAAGGACAACATCCTGTTCGGCTCTAATCTGGAGGAGGAGCGTTACCAGTCTGTGGTGGATGCGTGTGCGCTCGGGCCAGACCTGGATCTTCTGCCAGGAAGGGATCAAACTGAGATTGGAGAGAAGGTAAAGTGTGTGGCATGTTGATGATAAAtagttggtaacactttacaatacgtgtgcacaaatatgctaaaattcatgattaattaatgcacagataatcacgagttaatgtatagttcatgaagaactaaaccatttattaatgattactacatcagcaactaatgaacattctatatgattcatagattaatcAATAAGTTGTCATTAGTTatatgtgtcataatgtattgttccctaataacttattttattagctaatgATGTAAATCTTATGTTAATAACCACAGTGgtcaaagctatgtacttcaacttctagttgtctgctttaattaatcattagctagtgatttgcaaagatatcattatattatgactttacttgttgaggcacatgactaactaattctaaatccataaccacagtgacatattacttaacaattagttaatagttctgtgcctcaacaagtaaagtcataccagaatgatacatttgcaaatcattagctaatgattaattaaagcagacaactagAAGTTGAAATGCGTGTCTTCAACCCAGTGTGGTAGTTAACACATGAATTTgttgttcatttgttgctgatgtAGTAATTATTAGCAAATGGTTTAGTTCTAGTTATATATTAACTCATGATTACctctgcattagttaagcatgaattaatgcatatttgtgcacatgtattgtaaagtgttaccaagtaGTTTGCCTTTTTATGTCGATTTGTTACTTTAGAGCAATGGATTCTAACCCTTTATCCACGAATCACTCCTTGCATAACAAAAAGGCCTGAGGCTGGTCACCATAAAGTCACAGTTTGCATATCGGGTTCAGGCAAGGTTGACAAAGGGCATCTTGCCAGAGGCAaggaaaatatttgaaatatacagTGCCTGGGCCAAAAAATGGGTTTAAATGAGCAAATACTGATAAGTGGATAATTATGAGATGAGGAATGGATAATTATTGCAGTGTTTGACATGTTTCTGGCAAGTTGTATGCTTTGCAACAATCCTTTTAATCTTAACTGATGCAGTGGCGTAGCTATTTACTTCTTAAACAACCATGTTGGAAGACTTATCCACGTGAATAGTCCACTGTAACAATGTCAGGATTCACCAGGTTCAATTTGCTAAACATATGGATATATGGAATCATTTTCATGTATGAATTGGTTGTTAATCCTAAACCCATTCAGTGTCTTCGGGATATGCTGGAGTGGACTTTACACTGACTGCCAAAAAGGTGGCCAATCTTTCACAACTTGAGCCTGATGAATCTTGCCATTTTCATCCTGGAATGCCAAACATTCAATGCCAGAAACATAATAATCACTGCAATAATGATTTGATTTTAcatatttgcttatttaaataCAGATGATGACTTATTTATGGCCAGGCAGTGTAGATAACAGTTAGATTTAGACTCTCATATCATCATAAATATGAAATGCTTATTCTAAAActtcagcaatttttttttaattttgattacattcataaacacatacttaaaacatgcattaatttaccattaaaacagCTAATTAGTTAAAGTTTATCTCTGGCAGTCCACCATCAGTATTCACATAGTTGTTTTGTGGTTATAAACATCAACAAGCaccagtaaaaataaaaatgcaatagtCCTACATATCAACCATGAAGAGTGTTTTCAGgatattttgccattttaagGTTATCGACACATCAGAAGTATATCGGTTGCAAACTATACTGACTTGTCAATATATACTATACTAGATTTgtctagatttaaaaaatgttgcacATATTTCATTGTTGATGTCCGGATTAGTGTTTCTGGAGAAACACCAGCATAATTTTGGATGCTTCCCACATTTCTTGAATGTCTGACTCATCTGTTTCAGGTCTTTGTGTGTCCAATGGGCTGATGAGGTCAATTATTTGATTAGAAAGAGTTCAGATAGTGCTAGTGCAGTGCTCTTGTGCCTCCAGGAACAGAGTTTGGAAACTCTGATCATCGAAtctttcatttttcatgttCTGTATCAATCAGGGCATCAATCTGAGTGGTGGACAGAAACAGAGGGTGAGTCTGGCCAGGGCAGTTTACAGCTCCTCAGACGTGTACCTTCTGGATGACCCACTGTCTGCTGTAGACTCACATGTGGGAAAACATCTGTTTGAAAGGGTGATCGGACCCAAAGGACTGCTCAAAGATAAGGTAGGAGACAATACTTTGTCTATACTTCAAATTGCTACAATTTGACTGACAGATTTTTCTTCAGACTGGATTCTCAACCAATCTCAGACGCAGACTGTGATGTGTAATCAtccttctctttctctgtaGACTCGAATTCTGGTAACACATGGAATCAGCTTCCTGCCGTATGTAGATGAGATTGTTGTATTGGTAAACGGGGCTGTGTCTGAGGTAGGATCATACGACGGTCTTCGAGCCAGTAAAGGAGCTTTCTCTGAATTCCTAGAAACGTACGCCAAAGAAGAAAGCAGCAATGCCAGTGCCAGAAAAGGTTTGTCTCCCATCCAAGTTTCAAATCTAGTTTCAAATATTCTTATTCTATTCATCTGAACACATTCTGAAAGCTGTACTGTAGAGCTCACAAGGCCTACATGCTTCAGCTGTGAAAGCGTGGGTTGCTTGGTTGCTTTATTTCTTAATACACATTGCCTTTTCTTCATGCCATTCTGTTTGTGAATGGCCAAAAGTGTCAACTAACAACCACAACAATTCAGCCATAAAACTGCtaaatagtgaaaataattgtgtaatgctactgtaaaaaataaataatggctGATTTTTAATGAAGACAGCTCTTAAATTCGCATAACATTGAAAACATTCACAGTAAGCATTCACAAATCTGAAGGCAAAATGGTCACAGAAACCTCTACCGTAGGTGACTGGTTGTGTTTGTggcaatattaataaaaaaataaaaataaataaataatgcagtgATCAACACTGTGAAACTATTTGGGCAACTTTGGGCATACTCAATATACTATGACCTATGATCTctaaaacattacataaaaatagTCCTATACGTGAAATGCACAGTTTTGAAGTATGTTTGCATGTCTGTTAAAGGAACACGccgctatttttaaaaataatcttgttttccaactcccctagagttaaacagtcgagttttaccattttcaaatccattcagctgatctccgggtctggcagGAACACTTTTAGCTTAgcttagaccgttagcatctcactcaaaaatgaccaaagggTTTCGataagttgcgattttctaggccgATATGGCTTGGAGCGCCTGAAAATAGTCTCCCTGTGCAAACAGGTGGTCACGTTGGTTATGTTGATGGAAATTAGCCTATTGTCAggtgctgcgtaatatcattgcgcctgctgcacccatggtacggcagcaaagttccttgattattatgccgaaatgagagtatagtcatatcgacctagaaaatctgaacttttcattttcagaatcagaatcagaaacagctttattgccaagcATGCTTacgcatacaaggaatttgttttagtgtcaaaggcttccagtgcacagagacaacaacaataacacacagaaaataaaaataagatgagaataaacaagtacacatatgtaaatgtaaacagacaaaaattgcaatataagatttaagaaaataaataaattgtatatacagttgtgctggagattatacaaaaataatagaatagaatagaatagaatagaatagaaaatagAACAGAATGAGATGCTGGGATGTACTGAGATGTAGGtggtaacaaataaatataaggttattgcacatatttttattgcaaaatggggcatttaactgttcataagaTAGATTGCCTGAGGGAAGAAACTGTTCTTATGTCTGGCTGTCCTGGTATTTGTGGCTTTGTAGCGCCGACCAGATGGCAAAAGTTCAAAAAGGGGATGACATGGATGTGAgggatccagagtgattttctgagccCTTTTCCTTACTCTGGATGTGTACAGTTCTTGAAGGGAGGGCAGGggagcaccaataatcctcAGTCTTTCTGTCAGCCTTAgcacacaatgtaactacagaagggtcaagttttaaatagaaaaaaatatgagcgagatgctaatggTCTAATCTGATTCATTGATCTATGCtaaactatgctaaaagtgctaccgccagacctggagatcggctaaatggatttgaaaatggtaaaactcaactgtttaagtctaagggagttggaaaattaggctattttaaaaaaatagtggcatgttcctttaacatcaaaaatgaaaagaaaaagtctCTACACACATAAACTAACTTTATTTGTTGTTCTCATTGTCCAAAAAGCATCAGCTCAGGAGTCAGACTACGAGCAGATTGACATGCTGCCGGAGGGTTTTGAGCCACAGGCTGATGACTCTCCTGAGGACATTGTCTCAAACACACTAAAGAGAGAAAACAGCTTGCGTCACAGCCAGCGGCACAGCAAACAAAATGGAAGGTAAAATCAACACACCATAGACTAATGGTCCACATATCAGAAGAACATTTCTCACTGATATAATTGAATGTTGCCCCAGTTGAGGAATTATTCTCATGATCTTTACATATGCTGCCGAAATGCACATTCTGAATAAAAAGCACTTTCTGAGCAACAACAGACTTCATTGCAGGAGTGCATTTTTGTATTCATCaagacagttttatttatatgtatattttttgtctttagtGTGAAAGTGAggaaaaacagctctgttcgaTCCAAAAAAGACTCTGGTGATAAGAAGGGACAGCGACTGATTGAGAAAGAGGCAATGGAGACAGGAAGGGTACATATTAGTAACTAAATGCAGTTTTGATCTTCAGTGCTTTGTTATCCATTGTTCCTCACTAATTTTgtgcaaattattttttgatcCATATACCAGGTCAAATTCTCAGTGTACCTTCAGTATTTGAGATCTATGGGCTGGTGTTACGTCACCTGGAGTTTCATGTTCTACTTCATCCAGAATGTGGCCGTCATTGGTCAAAGCCTGTGGCTCAGTGACTGGACTGAGGATTCTGTAGAATATTTCAACACAACCTACCCAAATCATATCAGAGACATGAGAATAGGTGTCTTTGGAGCCCTGGGATTGGCCCAAGGTATGAGCAGAAAGAGGTTTAATAAATCctttatgaaaagaaaaaaaaaatgaaatagagGACAACCTGATATTTTGTGGATTTAAATAATACCTGACTTTCTGTTGGGTTAATGGCTCTAATTTTGAAAATTGTCCGGCTTGAAGAGTAAAATATTTGTGCTGAATTCACACGCATTAGCTTCTCCCTGTGTCTAACGGCCAACGACTCTGATGTAAATTATGTGCCAAATTTATTGAACTTTTAAGCATGCCGAGATCTTCAAAACACCTGAAATACCAAAATATATTGTTTGGAATTGAATATGGGTGGTGGTTGGAAAGAGAACAGACAAATATACCTTGCAAATAAATGGATATGCAGTATGACATTATGGTTGTCAGAAAACTTTGCAAGACCAGTCTTGATGACGTTTCAACAAAGACTTGAATGGAGCATCAGGAAAAGCATAACCTAGAGAAATGAGTTCATCATAACTTTTTTAGCCTTTTTTGCCTAGTCCATGCACAAAGTGTTTCATTCACACATTGCAGCAGAGTGCCATGTTAAGCCACATTCTTTTGCACTAAATTCATGGTCATGTGATTGCAGACTTTCTCTACTAGGTTTAGTCAGTAATTTGGATGTGATGCAGGAAAACAGGCCTTGTAGAATTTAGAGAGTGAGATGAAGAAAGTGTGATTTCTGTGTCTTTGGGAGGGGAGATCAAAGCTCTCTGTGCTTTAGCTCTTTGTCTAAAAATACTGAATGGCATAGCGAGCATCAGACTTTCGTTTCACAGAGAAAAAAATGGTGGACAAAGCACACGAATGTTCCTTTGTGGCTAAGTAATTGTATATCTTTCTCTGTCAGGTTTTCTGGTGTTTTTTGGCACTATACTCCTAGCCGACGGATCCATTTCTGCATCCAGGACTTTACATACAAATCTGCTGTCTAATATTCTGAAAGTACccatgatgttctttgataccACACCTTCAGGAAGAATAGTCAATCGTTTTGCTAAGGTATACATGGACCTAATTTAACACTGAACTTGATTTTGAGCATGATGCTTATGCTTATGAGCAGGGGTCATCagacttggtcctggagggctggtgtcctgcagagtttagctccaaccctaatcaaacacacctgaaccagctaatcaaggttttACTAGTGTAGGTaaacttgaaacttccaggcaggtgtgttgaggcaagttggagctacaCTCTGaaggccctccaggaccgagtctgATGAGCCCTGCTCTAAAGCCAAAACAAAGACCaactaaatgtaattgtaaagtTGTAGcctataattaatatattgtgCAGTATGAAATATGAACCACAGATATACAAAACTTTGCCAGTTCTTAAACTGATTCCCCCACCCTGTTTTGGCTTATATTTaggatatatttacagtggatGAGATGATCCCGATGTCCTTCAGATCCTGGATTCTCTGTCTTCTTGGAGTTGTAGGGACCTTGTTCGTTATTTGTTTGGCTACTCCAATCTTCACCGCAGTTGTTGTGCCAATGGCTGTTGTCTACTACTTTGTCCAGGTAACACAGCACTCTGTATGGACACTaggtttttaaaacattgcaaCAATTTTCTCTTACATGCAGCACTGCATTAGAATCAGCCGTCAGGTGACAGAGTTCCAATCTGTCCTTCTGCTCTTCAGTAATTTTGCATTAATTTGCTTCCTTTATTTTAGAGGTTCTATGTTGCTACATCCAGGCAACTCAGACGACTGGACTCTGTATCCCGATCTCCCATATACTCACACTTTGGAGAAACGGTATCAGGCCTCTCTGTGATAAGGGCGTATGGGCACCAGCAACGTTTCCTAAAGCAAAATGAGGACACCATTGATCAGAATCTCAAAAGTGTCTATCCTTGGATTGTTTCTAATAGGTCAGAATTGGTACtatatataaagtttttttgtcaAGAGATAAGTCTGTTTTGCTTCATAAGCACTGAATGCTGCTTGTTGGGTTTCAGGTGGTTGGCCATGCGTTTGGAGTCACTGGGGAATCTGGTGGTGTTTTTCGCAGCTTTGTTTGCTGTGATCTCTCGTGACTCTTTAAATAGTGGACTGGTCGGGCTGTCCATCTCATACGCcttaaatgtaagtttttgaTTATGAGCTACTTGTGGTAGTCAAATAACCTAAAGTGTGTTAAGTAACACTGCTTGTGTTCTTATTAGGTGACTCAAACTTTGAATTGGCTTGTCAGAATGACATCAGAGTTGGAGACCAACATCGTTGCTGTGGAAAGAGTGAGGGAGTACGCAGAGATCCAAAATgaggtgtgatttttttttttaaactccaGTGGGCTTGTAGAAACACTTTCTTAAGGGTTTATCAATAAGTCAAAACCTTCATATGGAATTTTTCCTATCACTAATTATTCATGTTCTAAATTTTAAAACGTCAAGAGGAGCATGCACAACTTTACAAGAATGACTGTTTGAAGTCTTTGCTGAAATAGCATGATCATATTTCACCTAAAAGAGCACTAACTCAttgaaaattaatacattatactttatttatgtACTTCATGTTTTACCATATTTGAACAGATTCAGTGATTTCAAAAACCTTAAGTGGaattgcaaaaacattttctaaattctgtcattttagtGTGATAATATTTGTGTTTCCAGGCTGCGTGGCTCACCACTAATCGTCCTCCAGATGACTGGCCCTCTGCTGGGAATATCCGATTTGAAAACTACAAAGTGCGATACCGGCCAGAATTGGAGCTCGTTCTCCAGGGAATCACATGTGACATTAAAACCACTGAGAAGGTGAGGAGACATACCAGATTCCTTCGTTTTGTTTGTTCTGTGAAATATTGAAAATGCCACTTGTTTTTCCCCCTCTTCACCCAGATTGGCATTGTTGGTCGAACTGGTGCAGGCAAATCCAGTCTGACCAACTGTTTGTTTCGCATTATTGAAGCTAGTGAAGGTCTAATCCTCATCGATGGTATTGACATCGCCACACTGGGGCTTCATGATCTCAGGAGCAGACTTACCATCATTCCACAGGTGCGTGTGCGAGTACACAACACACGTTTACATTCACCAAAGGTTTGCCTGTTAGCACAGTTGTTACCAAGGGTTTGCAGAGAGTTTCTTTACTACTGTTCAAGAAATGCAAACCTCTGGCAATTATTTGCTTTTTGTTAGCcacattttttctttgtggGGGTGAGTAATCCTGTATTTAATTACACTGTTAAAAGACCATAGTGTTATGAGACCATAGAATAAACTACTAAAACTATACCATACACTCACCACATGGTCACCgttgttacaaaaatgtttacatgcatagcccaaaagttttcttttttattagaCTTAATTCCCTGAATCTGCAATAATCCTCTGTGCAGTAATTCTGTTAATTTGACATTCTGGTATAGGCTCACTTCAACTCCACCTATTTCAGAAACAGCTTGTCACTGGGGAAATACTGGGGACTAGTTTGTTTCTTATGCTGCCATTGAAAATGTCCTATTTCCCACTTATGAAGTCGTGATTACGAACTCATCACATTCAAGTGCTTTGTTGTCAGAGAGAATAAAATGTGATATTCCATTGGCTGACACTCATAAACATTCACTGTGCTAGATTTCGGTCAAATACATGCTTAATTCAcagttttaaaaacatgcaacacGACTCAAATGATTGTTCATATACATAAATAGGCACTACTTTAACAACAAGGTTTATGACAAGTTTTTGttgaaaaacataaataataataataaaaaatagcacTGATAGCGCAATCATTGCCCCTTCCACCATGTTTACAGTTTATGGCTCGCCCAACTTGGAAACTCAAAGTACCAAAATAATCTCAGAATTTCCCAGTAGTAAATATGATCTGAGAGGCTGTTCACAGCCAATTTCCAATAAGGAAACTCATATTTAAGGTAATTCTGGTGAAAGCAAAATTACCCCTAAACCAGGGTTGGGCATTTCTGGTGCTCATTGTGCTCTATCCAGCAGAGTTTAGTTTCAACTCCGATCAGACTCGCCTGTAGTTAGGTAGTAAtgctgaagaccttgattagctggttcagataTGTTTCAtaagggttggagctaaaccccAGAGTTGGCCACCCTTGCACTTAACAGtacattttagcatttcagaaTAGTAATATGTACCCTTAAAGTACCACTACAAACTTTTTGGTTTCCATAAGGT is from Labeo rohita strain BAU-BD-2019 chromosome 13, IGBB_LRoh.1.0, whole genome shotgun sequence and encodes:
- the abcc2 gene encoding LOW QUALITY PROTEIN: canalicular multispecific organic anion transporter 1 (The sequence of the model RefSeq protein was modified relative to this genomic sequence to represent the inferred CDS: inserted 2 bases in 1 codon), with the protein product MSAILDEYCGSIFWNASYLERPDPDLPICVERTVLVWLPLAFLWLSTPWHFVXIFCKKAAKAPLSKLYIGKQVVAGLLFLTAIAELALTLGEDYGPSSDSTAQKHPAVLYTNPVLFAVSWIVVMLCQESVRRRQKSVDSGSLFLFWLLQVVCAVFQFQTLLRDALNKDEIADLPRFCLFYISYGLQLIAFVLSAIADVSPEVKQMSKTNPEAKATFLSRITFNWFNSMVIKGFKRPLVQEDMWDLNEEDSTQTICQQFQDVMANELKKARTRLQQKQNKRKTKTDHQNGLAKGVSQDVLVMEETGKKKEKKKKKKQDSESDYPDSWLVPSIAKTFKGVLLVSAFYKLIQDLLSFASPQILKLMISFTQDKSSYAWTGYLYAVLLLVVAFFQSVVLQQYFQQCFSLGMKVRTALMAAVYKKALVVSNDSRKESTAGEIVNLMSADAQRFNDVTNFIHLLWSCPLQIVLSIAFLWIELGPSVLAGLLAMVLMVPINGWLATKSRGFQMENMKFKDSRMKIINDILNGIKVLKYYAWESSFEAQVQEIREKELKVMRKFAYLSSVSTFIFSCAPAIVSLATFAVFVSVSPDNILDAEKAFTSISLFNILRFPLAMLPQLISIMVQTTVSKKRLEKFLSGDDLDTMAVSHDDSHSAAVSITEGTYAWERDTEPVLKNVSLDVNRGQLVAVVGAVGSGKTSLISALLGELHSLKGHINIKGSVAYVPQQAWIQNATLKDNILFGSNLEEERYQSVVDACALGPDLDLLPGRDQTEIGEKGINLSGGQKQRVSLARAVYSSSDVYLLDDPLSAVDSHVGKHLFERVIGPKGLLKDKTRILVTHGISFLPYVDEIVVLVNGAVSEVGSYDGLRASKGAFSEFLETYAKEESSNASARKASAQESDYEQIDMLPEGFEPQADDSPEDIVSNTLKRENSLRHSQRHSKQNGSVKVRKNSSVRSKKDSGDKKGQRLIEKEAMETGRVKFSVYLQYLRSMGWCYVTWSFMFYFIQNVAVIGQSLWLSDWTEDSVEYFNTTYPNHIRDMRIGVFGALGLAQGFLVFFGTILLADGSISASRTLHTNLLSNILKVPMMFFDTTPSGRIVNRFAKDIFTVDEMIPMSFRSWILCLLGVVGTLFVICLATPIFTAVVVPMAVVYYFVQRFYVATSRQLRRLDSVSRSPIYSHFGETVSGLSVIRAYGHQQRFLKQNEDTIDQNLKSVYPWIVSNRWLAMRLESLGNLVVFFAALFAVISRDSLNSGLVGLSISYALNVTQTLNWLVRMTSELETNIVAVERVREYAEIQNEAAWLTTNRPPDDWPSAGNIRFENYKVRYRPELELVLQGITCDIKTTEKIGIVGRTGAGKSSLTNCLFRIIEASEGLILIDGIDIATLGLHDLRSRLTIIPQDPVLFSGTLRINLDPFEKFSDEEIWNVLELAHLKDYVGGLPTGLQHEVSEGGENLSVGQRQLLCLARALLRKSRILILDEATAAVDLETDDLIQNTIRREFSHCTVLTIAHRLNTILDSSRVMVLDAGKIVEFDSPSVLLNNKQGHFYAMAKDAGIKVTEKSTPNSVSTNL